Proteins from one Corticium candelabrum chromosome 4, ooCorCand1.1, whole genome shotgun sequence genomic window:
- the LOC134178483 gene encoding uncharacterized protein LOC134178483, translating to MAWTEQETLLLIDLWGEESVQVQIEGCARNKEVYAKLAARMQEEGYNRSGTQCREKIKKLKTDYRKVKDNNNESGRARRSSRIFEAMDAILGHKPATCPPIVLESTNNPAHTDVTAVDSDASGSQGIELDDYDDESCVGELALSNCSSTGTTSRSTPTSSVCPSSPVANTPTAAKQKRNGTKRAREGQGKTRDRMKDMMQTIMAGMKEIREADSVLLIDLEEKRLKLEDARLREEREYAERKRREGRQYEERRRREEREFQLQMMQMMVGFGNQPSGQFTQHSGQFTQPWGFSNLLEDSGPYRPSQQE from the coding sequence atGGCGTGGACAGAACAAGAAACCCTTCTTTTGATTGATCTTTGGGGGGAAGAGAGTGTACAAGTTCAAATTGAAGGTTGTGCGCGCAATAAAGAAGTGTACGCAAAGCTTGCAGCGCGTATGCAGGAAGAAGGATACAACCGGTCAGGCACGCAGTGTCGAGAGAAGATCAAAAAATTGAAGACCGACTATAGAAAAGTAAAGGACAACAACAATGAGAGTGGGAGAGCACGCCGCTCAAGTAGGATTTTTGAGGCAATGGACGCCATTTTAGGTCATAAGCCAGCGACTTGCCCGCCTATTGTGCTTGAGAGTACGAATAATCCTGCGCATACCGACGTTACAGCTGTAGACAGCGATGCAAGTGGCAGTCAAGGTATTGAGCTCGATGACTACGATGATGAAAGCTGTGTGGGAGAACTTGCCCTCAGTAATTGTTCCTCAACAGGGACTACAAGTAGATCTACCCCAACAAGCTCAGTATGTCCGTCTTCTCCTGTTGCCAATACACCCACAGCTGCAAAGCAAAAGAGAAACGGAACGAAGAGAGCACGGGAGGGGCAAGGCAAGACTAGAGATAGAATGAAAGACATGATGCAGACAATAATGGCTGGCATGAAAGAAATTAGAGAGGCAGACTCAGTACTTCTAATCGATTTAGAAGAGAAACGACTGAAGCTTGAGGATGCAAGATTGAGAGAAGAAAGAGAGTATGCCGAGAGAAAAAGAAGGGAGGGAAGACAGTACGAAGAGAGAAGAAGAAGGGAAGAAAGGGAGTTTCAGCTGCAAATGATGCAGATGATGGTAGGGTTTGGAAACCAACCATCAGGTCAATTCACCCAACACTCAGGCCAGTTCACTCAACCCTGGGGCTTTTCCAATTTGCTGGAAGACAGTGGTCCTTACAGGCCTTCCCAACAAGAATAG